A window of the Dictyostelium discoideum AX4 chromosome 4 chromosome, whole genome shotgun sequence genome harbors these coding sequences:
- the cadA gene encoding calcium-dependent cell adhesion molecule-1, giving the protein MSVDANKVKFFFGKNCTGESFEYNKGETVRFNNGDKWNDKFMSCLVGSNVRCNIWEHNEIDTPTPGKFQELAQGSTNNDLTSINGLSKFQVLPGAFQWAVDVKIVNKVNSTAGSYEMTITPYQVDKVACKDGDDFVQLPIPKLTPPDSEIVSHLTVRQTHTPYDYVVNGSVYFKYSPTTGQVTVIKKDETFPKNMTVTQDDNTSFIFNLNSEK; this is encoded by the exons atgtctGTTGATGcaaataaagtaaaattcTTCTTTGGTAAAAACTGCACTGGTGAATCATTTGAATACAACAAAGGTGAAACTGTAAGATTCAACAATGGTGATAAATGGAATGATAAATTCATGTCATGTTTGGTTGGTTCAAATGTTAGATGTAACATTTGGGAGCataatgaaattg atACTCCAACTCCAGGAAAATTCCAAGAATTGGCTCAAGGCAGTACAAACAATGATTTAACCTCAATAAATGGTCTTTCAAAGTTCCAAGTCTTACCAGGAGCTTTTCAATGGGCAGTTGATGTTAAAATTGTCAACAAAGTTAATTCAACTGCTGGTTCATATGAAATGACCATTACTCCATACCAAGTTGATAAGGTTGCTTGCAAAGATGGTGATGACTTTGTTCAATTGCCAATTCCAAAACTTACTCCACCAGATTCTGAAATTGTTAGCCATTTAACAGTTCGTCAAACACATACACCATATGACTAT gttgTAAATGGAAGTGTTTACTTTAAATACTCCCCAACAACTGGCCAAGTTAcagttattaaaaaagatgagACATTCCCAAAGAATATGACTGTTACACAAGATGATAATACATCTTTCATCTTTAACTTAAACTctgaaaaataa